TTGAATTAAACAAAAACAACAAATTATTAAATACATTTCTTTATCTTGTTGAAGCTGCTAAGGAGGTAGATTAATGCTCGATTTGAAACTTATTACAGGTAACCCCGAGCTCGTAAAAGAGGGTTTAAAAAGGAGAAATGCCGAGATAGATATAGATTCAATTCTTGAGCTTGATGAAAAAAGACGAAATTTAATAAAAAATGTTGAAGAGTTAAAAAAACTAAGAAATGACACTTCAAAAGAGATAGGTAAGATTAAAAAATCTGGCGGAGATATAACTGAAATTTCCGCTAAGATGAAAAAAGTTTCAGATGATATTTCTGAAATGGATAATGCTATTAAAGAAATCGAAGAAAAAATAAAAGATATTTTGCTAACCATTCCAAATTTACCGGATGAAACTACTCCTGTCGGGTCAAATGAAGAAAACAACGTTTTCTACAAATCAAGTGGACAGAAACCAGCATTTGATTTTGAACCAAAACCACACTGGGAAATAGCTGAAAGCTTACAACTTGTAGACTTTGAAAAAGGTGCTACACTTGCAAAATCAAGATTTTCAGTTTACACTGGGCTTGGAGCAAAGCTCGAAAGAGCTCTTATTAATTTTATGTTGGATGTTCAATCTGAAAACGGTTACAAAGAAATAATACCACCTCTTCTTGTAAACGCTAAGACTATGACAGGAACCGGGCAATTACCAAAATTTGAAGAAGAACTTTTTAAATGTGAAAGGGATGAGCTATATCTTATACCTACAGCAGAAGTCCCTCTTACAAATATTTATGCTGACACAATACTTAATGAAGAAGAATTGCCCATAAAAGTTACTGCTTATACCCCTTGCTTTAGAAGAGAGGCCGGCAGTTACGGAAAAGATGTAAGGGGACTTATAAGGCAACACCAATTTAACAAAGTAGAAATAGTAAAAATAGCACACCCTGAAAACTCTATGGAAGAATTGGAACTTTTGCTTGAAGATGCAGAGAAAATATTGCAGAAGCTCGGTCTACATTACCGTGTCATGACACTTTGCACAGGGGATTTAGGTTTTTCATCTGCCAAAACTTACGACATAGAGGTATGGCTACCCGGACAAAATTGTTACAGAGAGATATCCTCTTGTAGTAATTTTAAAGACTTCCAAGCAAGAAGGGCAAATATTAAATTTAGAAATAAAAACAAAAAGGTTGAGTTTGCCCATACATTAAACGGCTCCGGTCTTGCAGTAGGAAGGACATTCTTGGCAATATTGGAAAATTATCAGCAAAAAGACGGCAGTGTTGTTATTCCCGAAGCGCTAAGACCTTATATGGGAATAGAAATTATTAAATAAAATGGCAACAATTTTTTTAATGCCAAATCCTATAAATTCAGATTTAGAGTTTATAGGAAGGAAAGTTAAAGATATATTAAAATCTTCTGATTTTGTTATTGGAGAAGAAAGAAAAAACACATTAAGATTTCTTGCCGGTATTGACCTTCGTGGTAAAGATTTTTACCTTCTTAACGAGCATACAGATTATGATGAAAAATTTAAGCTTGCAAAAAAAGTTTCTGAGTCAAATTCTGCTGTGCTTTTCAGCGACGCCGGGACACCTTGTGTAAGCGACCCGGGATATGACTTTATTGACCTTTGTTATAGCCTTAATATCAAAGTAAAGACTCTTTGCTTTGAATCATCAATAATGGCTGCATTATCCGCCTCCGGATTTTATGCTGAAAAGTTTGTTTATGCAGGTTTTCCACCGATAAAAGGGGATGAAAGAAAGAATTTTTTTAAAAATCTGCCAATAAATAACATGACGACTATTTTCCTTGAAAGGCCCTATTCTATAAAAAAAATTACTGATGAGCTTAAGGTTGTAAAAAATAGAATCTTCATACATCAAAATATTGGATTCAAAGAAGAAACTTTTTTACGGGGCTTTTACAAGGAGATAGAAAAGAAAAGGGATTTGCTCACTAAAGCACCTTTTGCTGTTGTCATTGAGGGGAATAATGCATAAACTTTTTGTAATACTCCTTTTAGTGTTGGCTGGTTCATTTGTATCGCTTCAAGCAAGCATAAATGCCAGACTTGCAAAGCATGTCGGATTTTTAGAAAGTGCATTTATATCTTTTTTTATAGGCACCCTAACACTTTTAATAATCATGCTCTTCAAAGGGGAAAACAATTTAAAAAATATAACAGAAGTACCTGCAATTTACCTTACAGGGGGCTTACTTGGAGCAATTTTTGTTTACAGCATAACATATTCAATACACATTACAGGGGTAACAACAGCGCTTGCAATAACCATTGGAGTTCAGCTTTTAGTAGGTATTATTCTTGATAAATTTGACCCTATGAATGTTATAAAGCTTAACATAAGCCTTACAAATATATTAGGTATAATTCTGATTATTATCGGTGTAATACTTACAACATGGAGGAAATAGATTGAGTGATTTGGTACTTATTTATACACAAGCAATAGTTACCTTCTTTCTTGTTATAGACCCGCCGGGACTTATCCCTGTTTTTCTTGCTATAACAAAAGGGATGACAGAAAAAGAAAGGCTTAGCCTTCTAAACAAATCTATAGTTGTAGGATTTGTATTACTGATAATTTTTACAATATTCGGCAGTACGATTTTATGGCTTTTTGGTATAGATGTACATGATTTCAGGGTAGCAGGTGGTTTTTTACTTTTGATAGTTAGTCTTCAAATAGTCTTTACTAACCAAGAAAAGGATTTAAGCAATTCAAAACCCGGTGTCGTCCCTTTTGCTACCCCATTAATGGTAGGCCCCGGGGTAGTAACTGCAACAATTGTATTAAGCGGAACAGTAGGCATCTTTAAAACACTCATAGCCGGAGCAGTTGCTTTTTTACTTGCATACCTTGTGCTGTATTTTGGTAAAAAACTTTTTAGTATACTGGGTAAAGATATTACTGATGTAATTACAAAAGTTATCGGGCTTATTTTAGCTGCAATATCGGTAAGATACATTAGAGAAGGTTTTATCGGCATAATGCAAAATTTTGGATAAAATCTTTAAAAGTTGTCAAAAAAAGAAATAAACTTTTTATAACAATAACATATGAAAAATTGGATACAATCTAAAAATTTTTGCTTGACTTTTCACTTTTTATAGATATATTCATTAACTCCTGACGCGGGGTAGAGCAGCTTGGTAGCTCGTCGGGCTCATAACCCGAAGGTCGTCGGTTCAAATCCGGCCCCCGCAACCAATTGCTTTTTATCTTGTTAATATAAATGGCGGATTAGCTCAGGTGGTTAGAGCATGCGGCTCATATCCGCAGTGTCCGGGGTTCAAGTCCCTGATCCGCCACTCTGACAAACCTTCCAAAAAATTAAACTAAACTTTCATCATTTTGAACCCACTCATAAGTTTTGCAATTAAAAAACATTTGATTTTTTGCCTATTTTCTAATATTTTAATTTTACTAAACTTGGGGGTATAGTATGAACATATTAATAATAGACCCTGGCTCCACATCTACTAAGGTTGGAATATTTAATGACAACCAATTAATAAAAGAAAATTTTAAACATGATAGAAGTGAAATTGAACAGTTTAAAACGATTATAGACCAGCTTAATTACAGGTTTAATATTATTAAACATTTTATACAAAACAACCACCCTTCCCTATCATTTAGCGCTGTCATCGGCAGAGGTGGACTGATTCACCCTGTTGAAGGGGGTGTTTATAGGGTTAATGATAAAATGTTGGAAGACTTGAAAGCCGGAATAAATGGTCAACACGCCTCAAACCTTGGTGGAATAATAGCAAAAAAATTTGCTGAGCAATATAATTGTGAGGCATTTATAGCTGACCCGGTAGTGGTTGATGAAATGATGCCTCTTGCAAAATATTCTGGACTTAAAGGGATAGAAAGAAAAAGTATTTTCCATGCTTTAAACCATAAAGCAACTGCAAGAAAAGTTGCAGAAAAAATAGGCAAATCTTATGAAGAGGTAAACTTTATAGTAGCTCATTTGGGTGGCGGTATATCAATTGGTATTCACAGCAAAGGGAAAGTTATCGACGTAAACAATGCGCTTGATGGTGACGGTCCATTCTCCCCTGAAAGAGCCGGGGGCTTGCCTGTATCTGGAATAAAGGATTATCTCTCAAAAAACAATATATCTATTGGTGAGCTCACTAAAATTGTGTCAAAACAAGCTGGGCTGATGTCCTACATCGGTAGCGTAGATATGATAAAAATAGAGGAAGATATAAAAAATTCTGATAAATACAAGGAAGAAGTTATTAGTGCGATGGCGTATCAAATTGCAAAAGAAATTTGCTCTCTTACTGCTGCAGTAAATGGACAGATAGATGGAATAATTCTCACAGGTGGCCTTGCTCATAGTAAATACCTAATTGACTTGATATCCAAAAGGGTGTCTTTTTTAGGTAAAATATATGTGGAGCCGGGTGAAAATGAAATTGAATCACTTTTGATGAGTGCAAAACTTGCTCTTCAAAATAAAATCCAAGTAAAGGAGTATCGGGGGTAGTTATGAGTATTGGTAATAACATCAAAAAAGTTTTATCCGAAAAAAACATAACAATTGAAAACCTATCTAAATTTACAGGAATCGACGTATATCAACTATCAGATTACATAAATGAAAAATCCAGCCCCTCCGTATCAGACCTGTTGAAAATAGCATCTTGCCTTGATACCGATATATACTCCTTCATATACGGTCAAGAGTTTGAAGGGAAAAAGGCTCAAAAAACTACACCTGCTACAAGAGTAAAAATAAGTCGTAAAGATGCTTACTCTTATGAAAGTCTTGCCCCTCTTTACCCCGGAAAACATATTGAACCGTTTATTGTAGAAATTGAAAAAAAGGAGAATCCCGAAATAAGCATCCATTCAGGTGAAGAGTTTCATTATGTTTTAGCAGGAAAACTAAAAATAACAGTGGGTGAAGAAGAGTTTATACTTGATGAAGGAGATAGCCTCTATTTTGACTCATCTGTTGCACATAGCATCAATTCCATAACTGAAAAATCAAGAATACTTGCTACGATATACAATAGCAGCTCAATGTCGCAACTAACTAAAGGTTCAAAAATGAGAGATTTAATTCAGGCAGCCAAATTACTTAAGAAGCAATCTATTTGTTTAATCTGTCCTGACAAGACATCTGCCGGAGCCTGCAAGGTGGCAATAGATGAGAATATAATAGATAAAGTTGTGTTTGTGGGGGATAAAAAAATATCAGAAGCCCTTTTGAAAGATACCCGCATAAATGAAAAAAAGGTAATTTTAGTGGATATACCCCAATCTGATATATATGAAACAGACTGTGCCAGAAAAGGGGTCGAAATAATTAAGAATAAAGAAGCGACTTTGATAATGAAGGGTAAAATCAACACTGCAAACTTTGTAAAAGCAATTTTGGATAAAGAGCGAGGCATTGCATCAGGGAGAAGGATGTCGCTGGTAAGCATTTTTGAAGTGCCAAATGTTAACAGGCTGATATTCCTTACGGACCCCGGCATAAACCCGACACTTTTTGTAGAAAATGATTTAAATGCAAGTATAGAAATCATTAAAAATGCCATTGATGTTGCCAAATCTATGGGGGTAACAAGACCAAAGGTTGCACTTCTTGATGCTAATGAAGTCCCTTCAGCAAAATTACCAACCACACTGCATGAAGATAAACTGTCTAAAATGGATTGGGAAGATGCGGATGTTTACGGACCACTTTCATATGACCTTGCACTCTATGAGGAAGCAGTTAAAAAGAAGGGGTTAACAGATAACCCGGTAGCAGGAAAAGCCGATATTATTGTGGTGCCTCACATAGAAGGTGGAAACTTCCTTTATAAGGCGTGGGTAATGACAATGGGAGCAGAAGTCGCAAATATTGTTTTGGGAGCTACCGTTC
The window above is part of the Deferrivibrio essentukiensis genome. Proteins encoded here:
- the serS gene encoding serine--tRNA ligase, producing MLDLKLITGNPELVKEGLKRRNAEIDIDSILELDEKRRNLIKNVEELKKLRNDTSKEIGKIKKSGGDITEISAKMKKVSDDISEMDNAIKEIEEKIKDILLTIPNLPDETTPVGSNEENNVFYKSSGQKPAFDFEPKPHWEIAESLQLVDFEKGATLAKSRFSVYTGLGAKLERALINFMLDVQSENGYKEIIPPLLVNAKTMTGTGQLPKFEEELFKCERDELYLIPTAEVPLTNIYADTILNEEELPIKVTAYTPCFRREAGSYGKDVRGLIRQHQFNKVEIVKIAHPENSMEELELLLEDAEKILQKLGLHYRVMTLCTGDLGFSSAKTYDIEVWLPGQNCYREISSCSNFKDFQARRANIKFRNKNKKVEFAHTLNGSGLAVGRTFLAILENYQQKDGSVVIPEALRPYMGIEIIK
- a CDS encoding SAM-dependent methyltransferase is translated as MATIFLMPNPINSDLEFIGRKVKDILKSSDFVIGEERKNTLRFLAGIDLRGKDFYLLNEHTDYDEKFKLAKKVSESNSAVLFSDAGTPCVSDPGYDFIDLCYSLNIKVKTLCFESSIMAALSASGFYAEKFVYAGFPPIKGDERKNFFKNLPINNMTTIFLERPYSIKKITDELKVVKNRIFIHQNIGFKEETFLRGFYKEIEKKRDLLTKAPFAVVIEGNNA
- a CDS encoding DMT family transporter; amino-acid sequence: MHKLFVILLLVLAGSFVSLQASINARLAKHVGFLESAFISFFIGTLTLLIIMLFKGENNLKNITEVPAIYLTGGLLGAIFVYSITYSIHITGVTTALAITIGVQLLVGIILDKFDPMNVIKLNISLTNILGIILIIIGVILTTWRK
- a CDS encoding MarC family protein; translation: MSDLVLIYTQAIVTFFLVIDPPGLIPVFLAITKGMTEKERLSLLNKSIVVGFVLLIIFTIFGSTILWLFGIDVHDFRVAGGFLLLIVSLQIVFTNQEKDLSNSKPGVVPFATPLMVGPGVVTATIVLSGTVGIFKTLIAGAVAFLLAYLVLYFGKKLFSILGKDITDVITKVIGLILAAISVRYIREGFIGIMQNFG
- the buk gene encoding butyrate kinase, giving the protein MNILIIDPGSTSTKVGIFNDNQLIKENFKHDRSEIEQFKTIIDQLNYRFNIIKHFIQNNHPSLSFSAVIGRGGLIHPVEGGVYRVNDKMLEDLKAGINGQHASNLGGIIAKKFAEQYNCEAFIADPVVVDEMMPLAKYSGLKGIERKSIFHALNHKATARKVAEKIGKSYEEVNFIVAHLGGGISIGIHSKGKVIDVNNALDGDGPFSPERAGGLPVSGIKDYLSKNNISIGELTKIVSKQAGLMSYIGSVDMIKIEEDIKNSDKYKEEVISAMAYQIAKEICSLTAAVNGQIDGIILTGGLAHSKYLIDLISKRVSFLGKIYVEPGENEIESLLMSAKLALQNKIQVKEYRG
- a CDS encoding phosphate acyltransferase encodes the protein MSIGNNIKKVLSEKNITIENLSKFTGIDVYQLSDYINEKSSPSVSDLLKIASCLDTDIYSFIYGQEFEGKKAQKTTPATRVKISRKDAYSYESLAPLYPGKHIEPFIVEIEKKENPEISIHSGEEFHYVLAGKLKITVGEEEFILDEGDSLYFDSSVAHSINSITEKSRILATIYNSSSMSQLTKGSKMRDLIQAAKLLKKQSICLICPDKTSAGACKVAIDENIIDKVVFVGDKKISEALLKDTRINEKKVILVDIPQSDIYETDCARKGVEIIKNKEATLIMKGKINTANFVKAILDKERGIASGRRMSLVSIFEVPNVNRLIFLTDPGINPTLFVENDLNASIEIIKNAIDVAKSMGVTRPKVALLDANEVPSAKLPTTLHEDKLSKMDWEDADVYGPLSYDLALYEEAVKKKGLTDNPVAGKADIIVVPHIEGGNFLYKAWVMTMGAEVANIVLGATVPIILTSRSDSDMTKFLTICASAIYGEYLKSTNN